attataattattaccttgatgaaaggaaaattaatagttctcagccaaatttaaaacggtgccatctaaattattttttgaacattatgtcaaaaatgatgactttagtggaacaattaattatcatttaaagttacagatggagttcatatcaggattttttcataaacatagtttagcttatcttccactaatgtggtggccttaaaacaaattactttgagtgagtagtattaagtagaccttaattattttttctgatgcaaaatatgtaaacttaatcctagaagaaaggaggatctgtctctcgcaagcgctgctaagcgtgaggtaggtaggtaatgtaggattctgtagctttaaaagcaagcccagatacaaagtgcagataagaaatgggagctttctcgatttaataccatacacacgtaaaatgctttatgcgtctgaaaacgtacaaattgcgcgtcgcataccagagacatgcctactttcaacttctgatcgcaaatacactggtcacgattacgaacagtctcagtaagacccgagccaagtctaaaaaaacaccttttatataaaactacgtttgatgtcattcaatcacaaagacagaattgttttctgttgcaaatcctatccacctgtatcctatcctaatccagcatgcattgcacaaaaaccatcatcctccgagccttttcccaatcatgttggggtcggcttccagtctaaccggattcagctgagtaccagtgctttacaagaagcgactgcctatctgacctcctcaacccagttgcccgggcaacccccttagttagactggtgtcagacttactggcttctgactacccgtaacgactgccaaggatgttctatgacagccgggacctacagtttaacgtgccatccgaaacacaggcaatggtgtctaagatatacttagaaagtacatacaaacttagaaaagttgcatttgtacttgcctgacctgggatcgaacccgcgccctcatacttgagaggttggtcctttacccactaggccaccacgattcattgcacaaaaaccaatggtatcctattcgagaagtcaaaagagtggacctgccaacgtcagcttctgcgctaagcaagtgttcttaatagtaccatcagaattacattcatcgttgaatgaggtgaataaattttcagaaaccacaataacagtaggagccaaagcatatgatcgcttcatagagctctgattggccccaggtgaccaagtcaggtctgatttgttcgttcatcagatctttgaaagcgtctcggtggatacttactgtcgtcctgtgtgacacaaaatatggtatataaacgacctccgcaagagcgaaattttcccggtgtgcggtagtgacgcacagtatacaatacttatgtttctttcgatttgctggctccaccaagaaatgacaaattgcaagcgtacattttgaaaatcttggcaaaactgcaggtttcaagtacgaacacatgaagtggactctcacatatacgtacattttgcctattcgtgtactaatgcaaacatttcggtggagtcccggcttaggcctcccccacattaggcgtgcgcgatcctcgggcgtgtgagtagcgcgggcgccgcgcgtgcgtcgcgagcgcgctgcgtgagcgtcgcgttttgctgccctgcggcatttacctacagcgcgctcgcggcgcgcacgcgccgctcaccttgacgtttaactgctaaggcgtttagcgggcggcggggatagcgggcgaattggtaagaacgcaactcgagcgccgcgtgctcgccgcgagcgcgtcgcttgcactcttcacacatgccgcagggcagcaaaacgcgacgttcatgcagcgtgctcgcgacgcccgcgctactcacacgcccgaggatcgcgcacgcctaatgtgggtcagccttaccatagtgagtaagtgcacagaaaatccccgtcatacaagtgtttctccccagtagtgaaactatcctaccctatgcgcctgctgatgatgatgactcattttatcatccatccagctattccccaactatgttggtgttggcttccagtcaccgaatctgtttgagtaccaatattttgcttggagcgactatctacctatcttcaatccagtcaactacacaagccgatatccatggtaagactgacagactttctggcttctgattagtcgcagcagctgcagaaaatgtacaaatgacagcacTAGCAGCACaaactcaaagcatatagacatagattataactgtttcctgtgaaaattacttacgcaccatacgtaataattttccaaattggctgactagatccagagatattcacaacgtcacaaactttatttcttttgtttagataaatggccacatccacaacacaaccttgatcaatgaatatATGCGACTgttaagtgctaatcctaattatactgtcacgtgaaagaatgcacctacgggataagtagtattttgactattctatattgcccacgcggacgaagttgcgggcaacagctagtacttaataaaaacaatgatttgTATAACGTTATACAATAAgacttataaatataaattattgacaTGGTCTCGTAATAAATCGATCATAATATgcattataaatattatcaaatgacTCTATTCTTTCCTTTCATACAAtttctatacttatttattttttcttacgtAATGATCGCGACGATAGCTCAGTGATGTGTTGTATTAGATGACGATTCGGATGGTAAATTAAACTTGGTGGACTGTATAAAatggtataataaaataagggACTGTTACAATATGTTACAATATTAACGCGACGGAAAATAAGAAGTGCGTAAGCGCAGCCGTGCTCGAAGCGGTGCAACAGCTGACTGATGTGAAGGGCGCGCGGGGCAGCCGGCGCTCGTCGCTCGTGCAGTCGCCGGTGGCTCCACCCGGCGCGATGGTATTGAGTATGTGACTCAACATCCTCCCCCCGTTGAAGAGTCTTCAACAGCGACAGGTAGAGGGCAGATGGTGTTAAAGGCGCGCCGTATGACACCCTTTCGTGTATGGATGTCGGCGACCCTTGCTATGCCGTCTCTGCCAGGAAGCACCCGAGTGATGCGCCCTAGAAGCCAGAGTAAAGGCGGTAAGCTTTTGTCTTTGATGACGACGAGTGTTCCTTCCTTCAGCTCTCCCGATGACCGATGCCATTTCGTTCTCTGTTGCAGCCACACTATGTATTCCTGAGAGAAACGATTCCAAAAATGCTGCTTCAGACATTCGACGCGTCGAAACCGTTGCAGATTGGAGATGTTGGTGTTCTCGATCTGTGGATGAGGCAACATAACGAGTGAGCGTCCAATCAGGAAATGTGCTGGAGTTAACGGAGTAAGGTCTGAAGGGTCGTTGGAGAGTGGAGTTAAGGGCCTGGAGTTCAGGATGGCCTCCACTTGAATAAGACATGTTGCCATCTCTTCGAAGGTTAAATTAGTTAAACCTAGAACTCTCCTAAGGTGGTGTTTTGTAGATTTAACTGCGGACTCCCATAATCCGCCAAAGTGAGGAGTGTACGCAGGTATAAATGAGAAGTTAATGCCTGGATCAATTAAGTTTAGGTTCATGTCCTGTGAAAGTAAGTTAGCCAACTCATTGAAAGCCCCAACAAACGTTGTACCGTTGTCGGAGAAGATGTTACGTGGTTTCCCCCTGCGAGCAATAAACCGGTTTAAGGCAGCTAGGAAAGCCTCTTTTGTAAGGTCCGACACTAGTTCGAGGTGTACGGCTCTGGTAGCTAGACACACAAAAACACAGATGAAACATTTAATGAGCCTACACCCTCGTCCCTTACGGTCAGCTATCATGACAGGTCCAGCATAGTCGACGCCTGAATCCAAGAACGGAAACTCTAGGTGCAAGCGTTGCTCTGGAAGGTTTCCCATCATGGGCTGGATAGTGCTTGCCTTGATTCTACAGCATCTCACGCATTGATGTGTGACCTTTTTAGCCAAGTTCTTGCCCCCAATAGGGTAGAAGTGTTGACGTATCGTGGCAAGTAAGAGCTGAGGTCCTGGATGTAACAAACGTAAGTGAAACATATTGAACAACAACTTGCAAACAACATTAGAGCTGGACAACAAGATGGGATGCTTGACATTGTAGTCATAAAATGAGTTATGCAACCTGCCTCCGACACGAACTACATTACAGTTAGCGTCAAAGAATGGAGACAAGGAAAGCAGTTTGTTTTTAGCAGGTAGTTCTTTGCCTGCTGAGAGCAAATTGTACTCTTCAGGGAATGAGTCCTGCTGAGATAAGCGGCAAAGAATATGTAAAGAAGTGGTTAACTCTGAAGAAGTAAGTGCACCGTACGCTGATGCCTGTTTTctgcattttttacaaaatcgtAACACATGTGCAATCATGCGTTGTAATTTATTAAGATTTGAAGAATATTTAGgaaataaagaattaataagATTTTCTGTTGAATTAATAGTGTCGATATGGTATGTTGAAATTGTTTCAGGAAGATTTAAGTCCTGATTATTTGATGTTGGAAATTTGGGCCAACAAGATGTACCTTCAAGAAGATATTGAGGTCCTGACCACCACAACGATGACGACACTAGTTTGTCCGCTCTGAGTCCACGCGAAGCGAGGTCTGCGGGGTTTGAAAGTGAAGGAACGTAGAGCCATGGCCTTCCCGCAGTAGCTTCCTGTATCTCGGTAACTCTATGTCGAACAAAGGTCTTTAGCTGTGTTGGTGATGCAGACAACCAGCCTAACACAATGGTAGAGTCGCACCAGAAGTATACCTCGTTAAAGTCCAATGTTAGTGATTGACGGACCTTAAGGTAGAGACGTGATCCCAATAATGCTGCACAGAGTTCGAGGCGGGGAATGGTCGTAGATTTAACTGGGGCAACCTTGCTTTTGGCTGTGAGAAGATGGACGTGAACCTTGCCGTTATTGAGTTCACTGCGTACATATATACACACGCCGTATGCCTTTTCCGAGGCATCAGTAAAGACATGCAACTGTAATGATACTACTGACTCACAAGTGACCCAGCGGGGTATGTTCAGTTCATTCAGACGAGGAAGGGTGTGTAGGAAGTCACTCCAAACATGCTGAATCTCTTCAGGAACGGGTTCATCCCAAGAGCAACCTGTAAGCCACAAATTCTGCATTAGAATCTTAGCCTCTACTATGCAGGGAACCACTAAGCCGATCGGGTCAAATATTTGGGAAATTGTGGACAAAATCTGACGTTTCGTAGTACTATTACTGGGAGTGACgctaatagaaaaagaaaatgtgtcCGTAGAGCACCTCCAGTGTAGACCTAGAGTCTTCGACGTTTCATTTTCACTAAGAGTGACGAAATCTGAACCGACTCTATCCTCACAGATGGCCTTTAGTACATCAGGTGAATTGGATTGCCATTTACGTAAGTTATACTTACCAGACTTAAGGACTTCAATAACATGTCGACACTTGTCTATCGTTTCCTTAATAGATGAGTTTCCAGAGAGGTAATCGTCAACATAGAAGTCATGCTCTATGGTAGAGCGCGTTGATGGATCATCACACTCTCGAGCAAGCTGCATGAGACATCTAGTTGCTAGGAATGGGGCAGAAGCAGTGCCATACGTCACTGTATTTAGAGTGTAGGTTTTTAAGGGATGTGTCGGTTCTGCTCTCCATAATATCTTTTGTAGAGGTTTATGAATGTCGTTTACGATAGTAACTCTATACATCTTCTCGATGTCTGCTCTTACGACTATCATATGTTGGCGAAACCTCAGCAATATGGATAGAAGGTCATCTTGAAGAGTAGACCCAACCATTTGAATGTCATTAAAAGACTTACCTGATGTAGTACGAGCTGAAGCATCAAAGACAACTCTAAGCTTGGTTGTAGACTTTGACTCGTTCAATACTCCATGATGAGGCAAGTAATTAGAGTAAGAAGACGTAGTGTTAAGGTGACTGTTATATTCAGACATATGGCCTAACTCTATATACTCGGTCATGAAGCTGACATAAAGTTGTTTTAAGTAAGCGTCTTTGGCCAGACGACGTTCAAGTGAAAGAAAGCGACGCTTGGCCATTGAATATGAGTCACCTAACACGTCAGGCGATTCTTTAAGAGGAATTGTAACAACAAACCGTCCATCCGCATCGCGATAGGTGGTCTCTACGAAAATGTCTTCGCAGGATCGCTCCTCGCATGTCTGTTTGTGTTGTGGATGTACTGAATCCAGCTCCCAAAAACGATTCAAACCCAGCCGTAAATCGTCTGTAAGAGTAAAGAAGTGTGAGGAAATGAATGATTAGGCTGCTGTACAACGCCTGTTACTATCCAGCCTAATTTTGAGTCTACTAAGGTAGGCATGTTTTCCCTAGCGGAATGCGATTCATGCCTATGATACCCCAAAATACTTCCGCTCCGACAAGGATGTCGATGGAAGACGGAGTATAAAAGTTAGGGTCGGCAAGAACTATATTGCTAGGTAAACAAATGTTATCTGTATGAATAAAAGTATTAGGTACAGAAGAAGAAACTTGTGATATGACATAGCAATCCAACTCTATCTCAAACTCACTATGGCCtgccttaattaaaattatacagcCACGTGAGCATATCGAAGActggtcatttatgccttttaCATTAGATGTAATGGGATAAGAATGGATACGTAGCTTGCGGCAGAAGTCTTCAGTTACGAAGTTCGCAGTGCTTCCGTTGTCCAACAACAGTCTGGCATCATGGAGGTTGCCTTCAGCGTCGGACACCTTCACGACCGCTGTGGACAGTAATACAACCTTTGCAGTATTTAGGTGATTCGCAGAAAGAACTATGTTTTGTGTGCGAGGAGATTCTTTATCAGTGTGCAGCAAAGTATTATGTTTTTCAGGACAATATTTACAATGACTTAACTTGCATGTTTGTGCGTGATGACCTGGTCGAAGACAATTGAGACAAACTTTTGAAGCGTGAGCTTTCTTGATCCTATCCTGAACAGGTAAAGCTCTAAATTGGTCGCACTGAAAAATGAAGTGCTTTTCCTTACACATGGGACAAGATAATAGTTTTAAGTTTGAAGAATCGCATGTTAATGCAAAAGATTTTGACCTATGATAACTGTCAGCAGTGCCTTCAGACCTAGATTTTAAAGGTCTAGACTCTTCTAGTGTCTCCAATAAGTCAGCTCTATTGCTgatgaaattaatgaaaatgtctAACGTTGGAGGGTCAGACAACGAATTCCTGTGCTCTTCCCATTCACGATTCGTCACCTGATCAAGCCTACTGGTCATGATGTAGATAATAAGAGTGTCCCAATACTGTACAGGCTGACCAAGAGTGGACAAAGCTCTTAAATTTTGTTAACTGTATCAACTAAATGACGTAATGCCTTACTTGATTCTCTGCTGATgctgtttacattaaaatggCTTGAACATGATTATTAACAAGCAGTCTCTTATTGTCATACCTTGAGCAGAGCAACTTCCAAGCGGCGTCATAATTATCTGACCTAAAGTCTAAATTGTCAATAATGAGAGAGGCACTGCCTTTTAAAGAAGCACGAAGATAAtgcagtttgtttattttgtctatGCTCTCATTATTATGTATGATGGAAATAAATGTGTCCCTAAATTCTAGCCAGTCATGATAGCTGCCAGAAAACTTAGGTAAATCAATTTTGGGTAGACGAACtgatgtgtgtttgtgtgtgagAAGTACCAGATACAACCTCAGACGCGGAATCCGCCGACAACTCCCGGCGAGCGTTGCCGACCAGCTGACGCGCAGAAGCAAGCAGCGCGTAGTACAAGTTCTCGAATTCCTCGCGTTCCGCATATTGCTCACTGGGTTCCTCCACTGCTTCTTCCAGGCTGATCTGTAACGTGTCATATTTCTCATATGAATTTTCGAACGCAATTAACCGTTGTTCAAGTTCAATGAGCTGAGTCTCACTTAACTTTTCGCAAGACTTgactacatttaaataatttgtgaaCTGCGTAAGCTTAGCCTTAAGCGCAGCTCGCTTTTTAATAAGCGTTTTAATGTCAGACATATTTAGTTACTATTTAATAAAGCTACAACAGTAATCTAACTTCTATTTAAATGcctgatgaaaattttaaacaaacattcaaaGCGAGATTTGCTATTAAAATATGTCCAGGCGCTTAACTGTCGCAAAGAGcctattaaaaaagtaaaggCAATATGTTGCTTAATGCAAAAAGCCTAGCAAAAAAGTAGTAGCAATACGCTGCGGAAATAATTATTTGACTAAATTGCAGAGGCGTGTTTTGCTATGAAAATTTTTCAAGGAGCTTAAATGTGCATTAAATTGCTTTGTCACTCTAAACACAAATTGACATGTTAAaacacagtaaaaataatttaaattgcatAAATGATAAATGTAAATGAATACAATGAACACTAAAGGTGATCCAAACTAAGCACTAATGAGATATGGAATGATGACGCAAGATGTAACAGTCTAAATTCAATGCGggtggaagaaaaaaaaaaaaattgttttgaaagATGATTTGCACTAATTCTAATGCGAAGAAATTAAAGCAATATGGGAATGAAATTAAGGAAGTATGATTactatgataataattaatatgaaaatgtgAATAAGGAATAATAAATTGGAACGATCTCACGGTTTTGTTGACGCAAACCACTTATGTTGATTGTGACGAGGAGATTCTTCACGTTTCTCGATGCACGACGACAATCTTGAGAAGTAATTTGCAAACGCTGAGTTGATGCAGTCCCAATTATTGTTCGTCCGTTGACTTGACGTCGGCTAAGACGGTTTAAATGAAACCGTGCCGGTAATCTCAATGTACCAAAATGCGAACGAATATGTAGCACCACACACGATGAATTATGCGATGCTGGCACGATGTATGAAGACCCTCAAGACCCTCGCTCGACGACCTCCTTTTGCGCCGCCCGTTGGTGGAACTTGATAAAGACGGCTGCCGTAGCCGTATCGACGTTCACGAAGACCCAAATGCAGACGATGACACGCAAAAATGATGATCTTCCGCGAAGCTTGAAGGCGAAGACGAAGTTCTTTGTTCTCCAACCGATGAACCGTTGgctttttgaatttggaaaattCCGTTTTGGTTTCAACTTCACGGGAGAAGGACCAATGATCGCGACGATAGCTCAGTGATGTGTTGTATTAGATGACGATTCGGATGGTAAATTAAACTTGGTGGACTGTATAAAatggtataataaaataagggACTGTTACAATATGTTACAATATTAACGCGACGGAAAATAAGAAGTGCGTAAGCGCAGCCGTGCTCGAAGCGGTGCAACAGCTGACTGATGTGAAGGGCGCGCGGGGCAGCCGGCGCTCGTCGCTCGTGCAGTCGCCGGTGGCTCCACCCGGCGCGATGGTATTGAGTATGTGACTCAACACGTAAGTCGAAGCAAATCATTGTCTAGTTTTGTGGACCTATAAAATATGATGTGCTTTTgtttgttctaataaataaataataaaacaaattgaacaaTGGTACAATAAAAAACTCAACTAGAGTACTGGAAAAAACCTAGAATTTTCGAATGACAAGTTTCATTGATCTTACTGAACTGTAGAGAGCATACttaacttttaaaaaaaaatatctattatcTCTATTAACTATTAGCAAATTTTCGCGGTTTCACCAGTATCCTAGTGGAACAACTTCCCGCATCCggacataaaatatagcctgcaTCACCCTTTGATAGCGTAGCTTCGTcatcccagcaaaaacacataggaagtggtgaagggtgggcgcttttgggggctgtcttatgtaattatgagtattttttgacgttttaaaAGTGCTGCAAAAAGTTTGAATTTgctttcaacagtgaaagatttgtTCAAATCGGTGCAGTAATTCGGTGCGTCATTGTTATACGAGTTTAGATATAATGTGGAAATATTCAATAACTCTTGTTAAATCAACACCCATTCATGGACCACACAGAGTACGTACTCAAGTTGGAACTTTGTACACGCATAAATTATCTAACGATTAATTGCTACAGTCGTGAATGATAAGCCGGTGTAGCCTGATAACGGGGTGAGGCCCCCCTCGATTCCTTATCAGACTAGAGAGAATAATTACTTGTGCATGTGTAAAGAGTCTGAGGTTTTATTCGTCGTTTGCTAAGATTGATAAAGTAGGTTGGAACTCATTTTTGGAAGATAGAAGACCTTTTcttgattaacgctcattcctccgcgtgagaggaggcctgtgcctagcagtgggacgataaaaaggttgtacTTAACTAGAAGACGAAGAACGCCAGAAAATATGAACGAGTCTGTAAAAGTTAGCTGTTTGGCAATAACAAATTAAGATTCCCAGATTAATTTTGGGCATACTGAAGGTGTAGTAACTATTTAATGATTTGTGCCGAAGgtacaaaataatgaagtagGTTTTCTCATCATTATAATCGCAGATAAAATCAGATACTGAATTTGGTAAACACAAAACCTAAGCATTACACAGCACTAATTAAATACCTCCACATgactcaaaagtaaataaataagcattattATCAAAGTCCCGCTAACTTCTGTTAAGATAAACTTTTATCTTGATAATGTTAATGTAATCAAATAACATGATAACGTGATATACTATCTTAAGACAATAAGGTTGTATCATGGTGACATCACTATTTTCGTCACTATCATACTGTGATATCAGACTTGGTTTATTATGTCAGTCATATTTTTGATATGATGCTAATAGATTTCGATGTAGTTCTAGAAAATAGATAAATAGCTgatattaggattaaaatactCATAAATGCATGTAGcgctcataaaaaaaaaaaacggtttccACATTCTATAGTAAGTATAAgtcacctttatttatttacgacattttaataaatagatggCTTTTTCGATTTTTGAACTCCACCATTTATCAAGAAAAACACTCACCAATAAACCGCTAGGGCGGTAAGTATTATCATTCCCATGAcataatcataacaaaataaaagaatacggtagtttccaacgagtcaaattcattacttttatttaactgtcaaaaactgtcactttctttgcaatatgtatgtaagcgcaacatatgacgtcacagatttttcacatcaaactggattcttatttagcttatattatcaataaaaaaatttaatcaattattccatcaaaacgataaatggaagtgacattatttttagatgcttcactaaatgaatatgacaacgtaa
The DNA window shown above is from Helicoverpa armigera isolate CAAS_96S chromosome 25, ASM3070526v1, whole genome shotgun sequence and carries:
- the LOC135116578 gene encoding uncharacterized protein LOC135116578 isoform X2 — translated: MSDIKTLIKKRAALKAKLTQFTNYLNVVKSCEKLSETQLIELEQRLIAFENSYEKYDTLQISLEEAVEEPSEQYAEREEFENLYYALLASARQLVGNARRELSADSASEIENTNISNLQRFRRVECLKQHFWNRFSQEYIVWLQQRTKWHRSSGELKEGTLVVIKDKSLPPLLWLLGRITRVLPGRDGIARVADIHTRKGVIRRAFNTICPLPVAVEDSSTGGGC
- the LOC135116578 gene encoding uncharacterized protein LOC135116578 isoform X1 translates to MAKRRFLSLERRLAKDAYLKQLYVSFMTEYIELGHMSEYNSHLNTTSSYSNYLPHHGVLNESKSTTKLRVVFDASARTTSGKSFNDIQMVGSTLQDDLLSILLRFRQHMIVVRADIEKMYRVTIVNDIHKPLQKILWRAEPTHPLKTYTLNTVTYGTASAPFLATRCLMQLARECDDPSTRSTIEHDFYVDDYLSGNSSIKETIDKCRHVIEVLKSGKYNLRKWQSNSPDVLKAICEDRVGSDFVTLSENETSKTLGLHWRCSTDTFSFSISVTPSNSTTKRQILSTISQIFDPIGLVVPCIVEAKILMQNLWLTGCSWDEPVPEEIQHVWSDFLHTLPRLNELNIPRWVTWRITRVLPGRDGIARVADIHTRKGVIRRAFNTICPLPVAVEDSSTGGGC